The following coding sequences lie in one Falco naumanni isolate bFalNau1 chromosome 18, bFalNau1.pat, whole genome shotgun sequence genomic window:
- the PHB gene encoding prohibitin: MAAKVFESLGKLGLGLAVAGGVVNSALYNVDAGHRAVIFDRFRGVQDTVVGEGTHFLIPWVQKPIIFDCRSRPRNIPVITGSKDLQNVNITLRILFRPVTAQLPRIFTSIGEDYDERVLPSITTEILKSVVARFDAGELITQRELVSRQVSEDLTERAATFGLILDDVSLTHLTFGKEFTEAVEMKQVAQQEAERARFIVEKAEQQKKAAVISAEGDSKAAELIANSLATAGDGLIELRKLEAAEDIAYQLSRSRNITYLPSGQSVLLQLPQ, translated from the exons ATGGCTGCGAAGGTGTTTGAAAGCCTTGGGAAGCTTGGCCTGGGCTTGGCTGTTGCAGGTGGAGTTGTCAATTCTGCTCTTTACAATG TTGATGCGGGCCACAGAGCTGTCATCTTTGACCGATTCCGTGGGGTCCAGGATACAGTGGTGGGAGAAGGTACCCACTTCCTCATCCCCTGGGTACAGAAACCCATCATTTTTGACTGCCGCTCTCGCCCCCGTAACATTCCCGTGATCACTGGCAGCAAAG ATCTACAGAATGTGAACATCACATTGCGTATCCTGTTTAGACCAGTGACTGCCCAGTTACCACGGATTTTCACCAGTATTGGAGAGGACTACGATGAGCGTGTCCTGCCCTCAATCACAACTGAAATCCTTAAATCTGTTGTG GCTCGCTTTGATGCTGGAGAATTGATCACTCAGAGAGAGCTGGTCTCAAGACAAGTGAGCGAAGACCTCACGGAGAGAGCAGCAACCTTCGGGCTCATTCTGGATGATGTGTCCTTG ACCCATCTGACCTTTGGCAAGGAGTTCACAGAGGCGGTGGAGATGAAGCAAGTGGCCcagcaagaagcagaaagagcCAGATTCATTGTGGAAAAG gctgagcagcagaagaaagcagctgtCATCTCTGCTGAGGGAGActcaaaagcagcagagctgattGCCAATTCACTGGCCACTGCAGGCGATGGTCTTATTGAGCTGCGCAAGCTTGAGGCAGCTGAAGACATCGCATACCAGCTCTCGCGGTCCCGCAACATCACCTATCTGCCCTCTGGACAGTCTGTGCTCCTCCAGTTGCCACAGTGa